The following are encoded in a window of Francisella tularensis subsp. tularensis genomic DNA:
- the gcvPA gene encoding aminomethyl-transferring glycine dehydrogenase subunit GcvPA: MSFIPHKLEQIKKMLDTIGASSVDQLFDEIPRHLRADTLKIKDGINEIQLANLMRKRANKNHHNINYIGAGAYSHHIPAAIWDIVARGEFYTAYTPYQAEASQGGLQVIYEFQTMMAGLTGMDASNASMYDGATALAESVLMAIRSNKKAKSQKVLIAEALHPTYLRVLETITKHQGIEFDIVNLDSKNGKTDVTKLEDFANTNYAAVVIQSPNFLGQLADVDGITNWAHKHGALVIAVTNPMSLAILKSPAEWGDNGADIVCGEGQPMGVPLASGGPYFGFMTCKMAHVRQMPGRIVGRTVDLDGNEGFCLTLQAREQHIRRAKATSNICTNQGLMVTAATIYMSLLGAEGLERVASISHENTQTLATELAKINGVSIRFNSAFFNEVVIDLPVNAETFVTEMEKEAIDAGYFLGEYHSDLANSIMVCATEIHTSEDIKEYIEATKKVLARIGG; this comes from the coding sequence ATGTCTTTTATCCCGCATAAACTAGAACAAATCAAAAAAATGCTTGATACTATAGGAGCTAGTTCTGTAGATCAGTTATTTGATGAGATTCCAAGACACTTAAGGGCTGATACTCTTAAGATTAAAGATGGTATCAATGAGATTCAATTAGCAAATCTTATGAGAAAGAGAGCTAATAAAAATCATCATAATATAAATTATATAGGTGCTGGTGCCTATAGTCACCATATTCCAGCTGCGATATGGGATATCGTAGCTCGTGGCGAGTTCTATACTGCATATACACCATATCAAGCAGAGGCTTCACAAGGTGGTTTGCAAGTTATCTATGAATTTCAAACTATGATGGCAGGGCTAACAGGTATGGATGCCTCAAATGCGTCTATGTATGATGGCGCAACTGCTTTAGCCGAGTCGGTACTTATGGCGATTCGCTCAAACAAAAAAGCAAAGTCACAAAAGGTTTTGATTGCTGAAGCTTTACACCCAACTTATTTGAGAGTATTAGAAACTATAACAAAGCATCAAGGTATAGAGTTTGATATTGTTAATCTTGATTCTAAAAATGGTAAGACAGACGTTACAAAGTTAGAAGATTTTGCTAATACCAATTATGCAGCTGTAGTTATCCAAAGTCCTAATTTCTTAGGTCAACTTGCAGATGTTGATGGGATTACAAATTGGGCACATAAGCATGGAGCTTTGGTTATTGCAGTTACTAATCCTATGTCGCTTGCAATATTAAAATCACCAGCGGAATGGGGTGATAATGGTGCTGATATAGTATGTGGTGAGGGTCAACCTATGGGTGTGCCTTTAGCTTCTGGAGGTCCATATTTTGGTTTTATGACTTGTAAGATGGCTCATGTACGTCAAATGCCAGGGCGTATAGTTGGTAGAACTGTTGATTTAGATGGAAATGAAGGTTTTTGTTTGACGCTACAAGCAAGAGAACAACATATCCGTCGCGCTAAAGCTACTTCAAATATCTGTACTAACCAAGGCTTGATGGTTACAGCGGCAACTATTTATATGAGCTTACTAGGTGCTGAAGGTTTAGAAAGAGTAGCTAGTATTTCTCATGAAAATACACAAACTTTAGCGACTGAATTAGCTAAAATAAACGGGGTAAGCATTAGATTTAATAGTGCTTTCTTTAATGAAGTAGTAATCGATTTACCTGTAAATGCTGAAACTTTTGTAACAGAGATGGAAAAAGAAGCTATTGATGCAGGTTACTTTTTAGGGGAATATCATAGTGATTTAGCTAACTCTATTATGGTTTGTGCTACAGAGATTCATACATCTGAAGATATCAAAGAGTATATAGAAGCTACTAAAAAAGTTTTAGCTAGGATAGGAGGTTAA
- the gcvH gene encoding glycine cleavage system protein GcvH, translated as MSNIPKELKYTKSHEWVKIDGDEVTVGITAHAQSLLGDLVYVELPEIGKEFAAGDDSCVVESVKAASDVYAPVDGEVIEINEALVDDPSRVNHTPYKDGWLFKLKISDESQLADLLTADAYAKTLED; from the coding sequence ATGTCAAATATTCCTAAAGAATTAAAGTATACAAAGTCGCATGAGTGGGTCAAAATAGATGGTGATGAAGTCACTGTAGGTATTACAGCACATGCACAATCTTTATTGGGCGATTTAGTCTATGTTGAATTACCAGAAATAGGCAAAGAGTTCGCAGCTGGTGATGATTCTTGTGTGGTTGAGTCTGTCAAAGCAGCCTCTGATGTATACGCTCCTGTTGATGGTGAGGTAATTGAAATTAATGAAGCTTTGGTTGATGACCCTTCACGAGTCAATCATACACCATATAAAGATGGCTGGCTATTTAAACTTAAAATCTCTGATGAATCTCAGTTAGCTGATTTGCTAACAGCTGATGCTTATGCAAAAACTCTTGAGGATTAA
- the gcvPB gene encoding aminomethyl-transferring glycine dehydrogenase subunit GcvPB, with product MVIFEKTRGKNSPSVMPSKKGDVSNIPTDMLRTKKPILPEQAELDVVRHYTQLSRKNFCIDTNFYPLGSCTMKYNPRAAHKYASLAGFLERHPYASAQSVQGTLECLYDLQNLIKELTGMTGVSLAPMAGAQGEFAGVAMIKAYHHKRSDFERDEIIVPDAAHGTNPATAKVCGLKVIEIPTKKDGDIDIEALDKVLGPKTAGIMLTNPSTVGVFERNIAVIAKKVHEAGGLLYYDGANLNAIMGKARPGDMGFDVLHMNLHKTFATPHGGGGPGAGPVAVNDKLKEFLPVPMVGKKDDKFVWLEEKDVSNTIGRLSAFNGNIGVLIRAYIYGAMLGGNGLTEASEIATLNANYMMARLKEEGFTIAYPDRRASHEFIVTLKPEFLNYGVTATDFAKCLIDKGVHAPTMYFPLLVPECLLIEPTETENVDSMEKFIQAMVEIRDIAKKDPQYLKGAPYNLPARRLDDVKAAKELDIVWQPK from the coding sequence ATGGTTATTTTTGAAAAAACTAGAGGTAAAAACTCGCCATCTGTAATGCCTAGCAAAAAAGGAGATGTTTCAAATATCCCTACAGATATGCTACGCACTAAGAAACCAATACTTCCAGAGCAAGCTGAGCTAGATGTTGTTAGACACTATACACAACTTTCGCGCAAAAACTTTTGTATAGATACAAATTTCTATCCACTAGGTTCTTGTACTATGAAATACAATCCTAGAGCTGCTCATAAGTATGCTTCATTAGCAGGTTTTTTAGAAAGACATCCTTACGCAAGTGCTCAAAGTGTCCAAGGTACTCTTGAGTGTTTATATGACTTACAAAACTTAATCAAAGAGCTAACGGGTATGACAGGTGTATCATTAGCTCCTATGGCTGGTGCTCAAGGTGAGTTTGCAGGTGTAGCTATGATTAAAGCATATCATCACAAACGCAGTGATTTTGAGCGTGATGAAATCATTGTACCAGATGCTGCTCATGGGACAAATCCAGCTACTGCAAAAGTTTGTGGTCTAAAAGTTATTGAGATACCTACCAAGAAGGATGGTGATATCGATATCGAGGCTCTTGATAAAGTACTTGGTCCAAAGACTGCGGGTATTATGTTGACAAATCCTTCAACAGTAGGTGTATTTGAAAGAAATATCGCAGTTATCGCCAAGAAAGTTCATGAAGCTGGTGGTTTACTATACTATGATGGTGCTAACTTAAATGCGATCATGGGTAAAGCACGTCCTGGTGATATGGGCTTTGATGTTTTACATATGAATTTGCATAAGACTTTTGCTACTCCTCATGGTGGTGGTGGTCCAGGTGCTGGTCCAGTTGCTGTTAATGATAAGCTAAAAGAGTTCTTGCCAGTACCAATGGTTGGTAAAAAAGATGATAAATTTGTATGGCTAGAAGAAAAAGATGTATCAAATACTATCGGTAGATTATCAGCATTTAATGGTAATATTGGTGTATTAATTAGAGCATATATTTATGGTGCTATGCTTGGCGGTAATGGCTTAACAGAAGCATCTGAAATAGCAACTCTAAATGCTAACTATATGATGGCTCGCTTAAAAGAAGAAGGCTTCACGATAGCATATCCTGATAGAAGAGCTTCTCATGAGTTCATCGTAACTTTGAAGCCTGAGTTCCTAAACTATGGAGTGACAGCTACTGATTTTGCTAAGTGCTTGATAGATAAAGGTGTACACGCTCCTACTATGTACTTCCCGCTATTAGTACCAGAATGTTTACTAATAGAACCTACTGAAACTGAAAATGTTGATAGTATGGAGAAATTTATCCAAGCAATGGTAGAAATCAGAGATATCGCTAAGAAAGATCCTCAGTATCTAAAAGGTGCTCCTTATAATTTACCAGCGCGTCGTCTTGATGATGTCAAAGCCGCTAAAGAGCTTGATATAGTTTGGCAGCCTAAGTAA
- the gcvT gene encoding glycine cleavage system aminomethyltransferase GcvT, with product MLKTPLYESHIAANAKMVDFSGWSMPINYGSQIQEHNNVREDCGIFDVSHMLAVDIQGSEAEKFLRYLLANDVAKLQENKAQYGCMLNHDAGIVDDLITYKVTDEHFRIVVNAGNRESDVAWFNQNAQNFDVAITPQTDLAIVAVQGPKAVAVIKRVVTKEIAAEIEALLPFSFKFFSKWMVARTGYTGEDGFEVILPATQVKKFWDSLLENGAQPAGLGARDTLRLEAGMHLYGADMDTSTTPLERGLGWSVDLSDEHRDFIGKKAYLAKKAQGVDTKWVGVVLKTKGVLRAGQEIDFDNGEKGYITSGSFSPTLKVAIGLAYVPKQADNPVVNIRGKELEVELVKPKFVKNGKSLI from the coding sequence ATGCTGAAAACTCCTCTTTATGAATCACATATAGCAGCAAATGCTAAGATGGTTGATTTCTCAGGCTGGTCAATGCCAATTAACTATGGTTCACAAATTCAAGAGCATAATAATGTTAGAGAAGATTGTGGTATTTTTGATGTATCACATATGTTAGCAGTTGATATTCAAGGTTCTGAAGCTGAGAAGTTTTTACGCTATCTTTTAGCCAATGATGTTGCTAAATTACAGGAGAATAAAGCTCAATATGGCTGTATGTTAAATCATGATGCTGGTATTGTTGATGATTTGATTACTTATAAAGTTACAGATGAGCATTTTAGAATAGTTGTCAATGCTGGTAATAGAGAGTCAGATGTTGCATGGTTTAATCAAAATGCTCAAAATTTTGATGTTGCGATAACCCCACAGACTGATTTAGCTATAGTTGCAGTACAGGGACCAAAAGCTGTTGCCGTTATTAAGCGTGTTGTTACCAAAGAAATTGCTGCTGAAATTGAAGCGCTATTGCCTTTTTCATTTAAGTTTTTTAGTAAATGGATGGTAGCACGTACTGGTTATACTGGTGAAGATGGTTTTGAGGTGATTCTCCCTGCAACACAGGTCAAAAAATTCTGGGATAGTCTGCTTGAAAATGGAGCACAACCTGCAGGGTTAGGCGCTCGTGATACATTAAGATTAGAAGCTGGGATGCATCTATATGGTGCTGATATGGATACCTCTACGACACCTCTAGAAAGAGGCTTGGGCTGGAGCGTTGATTTATCTGACGAACATAGGGACTTTATTGGTAAGAAAGCATACCTTGCTAAAAAAGCACAAGGAGTTGATACTAAATGGGTCGGTGTAGTACTAAAAACAAAAGGTGTCCTTAGAGCAGGTCAAGAAATTGATTTTGATAATGGTGAAAAAGGCTATATAACCAGTGGGAGTTTTTCACCAACTTTGAAAGTAGCTATTGGATTAGCTTATGTGCCTAAGCAAGCTGATAATCCTGTGGTAAATATTAGAGGTAAGGAGCTCGAAGTCGAGCTAGTTAAACCTAAGTTTGTTAAAAATGGTAAATCTTTGATATAA
- a CDS encoding shikimate dehydrogenase family protein, with amino-acid sequence MSDLFKIPLNTKTKLLFSTSGSNSSIQRHNTAIQKLDFNLCYFTFSGEISAQIYTDAIRAPFVNGGTVTAHNGLKSKVIPFLDYVEPLAKQTLAVNTIINKDGKLYGYNTDCYGLHTALTKGIKESKQDIKTAIIYGNGGVSGVAFKVLQDLGIKVTIVGRNADKVAQKRKELGIENIPHFEAPYDLVIDATPISSSPELEQNTQFIDLVKHAKIVFCHAMPEKDNKKNYLLEYCNQNGIFYISGEDMYIAQLIKQYKLYFENLDSQRKITEEDIIEAWGL; translated from the coding sequence ATGTCAGATTTATTTAAAATCCCTCTAAACACTAAAACTAAATTATTATTCTCAACATCTGGAAGTAATTCATCGATACAACGCCATAATACTGCGATACAAAAACTTGACTTTAATCTTTGTTATTTTACTTTTAGTGGAGAAATTTCAGCTCAAATCTATACTGATGCTATTAGAGCCCCTTTTGTAAATGGTGGTACTGTCACTGCTCACAATGGCCTTAAATCTAAAGTAATTCCATTTTTAGACTATGTTGAACCACTTGCTAAACAAACCTTGGCTGTAAATACTATTATCAACAAAGATGGCAAACTTTATGGTTACAATACTGATTGTTATGGTTTACACACTGCACTTACAAAAGGTATCAAAGAATCTAAACAAGATATCAAAACAGCTATAATTTATGGCAATGGTGGAGTTTCTGGGGTGGCCTTTAAAGTCTTACAGGACTTAGGTATCAAAGTGACAATTGTTGGTAGAAATGCTGATAAAGTAGCTCAAAAAAGAAAAGAGTTAGGAATAGAAAATATTCCACATTTTGAAGCTCCATATGATTTAGTAATTGATGCTACACCAATATCATCATCACCAGAACTAGAGCAAAATACTCAGTTTATAGATTTAGTTAAGCATGCAAAAATAGTATTTTGTCACGCTATGCCTGAAAAAGATAATAAGAAAAATTATCTTTTAGAATATTGTAACCAAAATGGTATTTTCTATATATCTGGTGAAGATATGTATATTGCTCAACTTATAAAACAGTATAAGCTTTATTTTGAGAACTTAGACTCTCAAAGAAAAATTACTGAGGAAGATATTATTGAGGCTTGGGGATTGTAA
- a CDS encoding lysine decarboxylase LdcC: MKTVVFVYKDTLKSYKEKFLLKIEKDLKNHHEYYTLKLDDLSEVVEILEENSRICCIVLDRASFNIEAFHNIAHLNTKLPIFVASDYSQSIKLNLRDFNLNINFLQYDALAGEDSDFIHKTITNYFNYILPPLTYELFKYSKSFNSAFCTPGHQGGYGFQRSAVGALFYDFYGENIFKTDLSISMKELGSLLDHSEAHKDAEEYISKVFKSDRSLIVTNGTSTANKIVGMYSVADGDTILVDRNCHKSVTHLMMMVDVNPIYLKPTRNAYGIIGGIPKKEFKRETIQEKIDNSNIADKWPEYAVVTNSTYDGILYNTDTIHRELDVKKLHFDSAWIPYAIFHPIYKHKSAMQIEPRPEHIIFETQSTHKLLAAFSQSSMLHIKGDYNEEVLNEAFMLHTSTSPFYPIVASVETAAAMMEGEQGYNLIDKTINLAIDFRRELIKLRSEANGWFFDVWQPDNISNKEAWLLRNGDKWHGFKNVDGDFLSLDPIKITILTPGIKDNDVQDWGVPADVVAKFLDEHDIVVEKSGPYSLLFIFSLGTTKAKSVRLISVLNKFKQMYDENTLVEKMLPTLYAEDPKFYEDMRIQEVSERLHQYMKEANLPNLMYHAFNVLPEQQLNPHRAFQKLLKGKVKKVPLVELYEHTSAVMILPYPPGIPVIFPGEKITEESKVILDFLLMLEKIGSMLPGFDTDIHGPERAKDGKLYIKVIDDK, translated from the coding sequence ATGAAAACTGTTGTATTTGTCTATAAAGATACCTTAAAGTCATATAAGGAAAAATTTTTACTAAAAATTGAGAAAGATCTTAAAAATCATCATGAGTATTATACTTTGAAGCTTGATGATTTATCCGAAGTGGTTGAAATTCTTGAGGAGAACTCTAGAATATGCTGTATTGTTTTAGATAGAGCTAGTTTCAATATTGAAGCTTTTCATAATATTGCGCACCTTAATACAAAGCTGCCAATATTTGTAGCATCTGACTATAGTCAAAGTATTAAGCTTAATCTGCGTGATTTTAATCTAAATATCAACTTCTTGCAGTATGATGCTTTAGCTGGTGAGGATTCTGACTTTATTCACAAAACTATCACAAATTATTTTAATTATATATTGCCACCGTTGACTTATGAGTTATTTAAGTACTCTAAATCTTTTAATTCGGCTTTTTGTACTCCAGGTCACCAAGGAGGTTATGGTTTTCAGCGTTCTGCAGTAGGGGCTTTGTTTTATGATTTTTATGGCGAGAATATTTTTAAGACAGATTTATCTATTTCAATGAAAGAGCTGGGAAGCTTGCTTGATCATTCTGAAGCACATAAGGACGCTGAAGAATATATATCTAAAGTTTTTAAATCAGACAGATCACTTATTGTTACAAATGGTACTTCAACAGCTAATAAAATAGTGGGAATGTATAGTGTTGCTGATGGTGATACGATTCTTGTAGATAGAAATTGCCATAAATCAGTGACACATCTAATGATGATGGTTGATGTTAACCCAATATATCTAAAACCAACCAGAAATGCTTATGGAATAATTGGTGGGATTCCTAAAAAAGAGTTCAAAAGAGAAACTATCCAAGAAAAGATAGATAATAGTAATATTGCTGATAAGTGGCCTGAATATGCGGTAGTTACAAACTCAACTTATGACGGTATCCTTTATAATACTGATACGATACATCGAGAGCTTGATGTTAAAAAACTACATTTTGATAGTGCTTGGATACCATATGCAATATTTCATCCAATTTATAAGCATAAATCAGCAATGCAAATTGAGCCAAGACCAGAACATATAATTTTTGAAACACAGTCAACACATAAACTTTTAGCGGCCTTTAGCCAATCATCAATGCTGCATATAAAAGGCGACTATAATGAAGAAGTATTAAATGAAGCGTTTATGCTGCATACTTCAACATCACCTTTTTATCCGATAGTTGCTAGCGTGGAAACAGCAGCAGCAATGATGGAGGGCGAGCAAGGCTATAATCTTATCGACAAGACTATTAACTTAGCTATAGATTTTAGAAGAGAACTAATCAAACTAAGATCTGAAGCAAATGGTTGGTTTTTTGATGTTTGGCAACCTGATAATATCTCTAATAAAGAGGCATGGCTTCTGAGAAATGGTGATAAATGGCATGGATTTAAAAATGTTGATGGTGATTTTCTCTCATTAGACCCTATCAAAATAACAATTCTAACTCCTGGGATAAAAGATAATGATGTTCAAGATTGGGGAGTACCAGCTGATGTGGTCGCTAAATTCTTAGATGAGCATGATATTGTGGTTGAGAAGTCTGGACCATATTCATTACTATTTATATTTAGTTTAGGTACAACAAAAGCTAAATCAGTAAGGCTAATTTCGGTATTGAATAAATTCAAACAAATGTATGATGAAAATACACTTGTTGAAAAAATGCTACCAACTTTATATGCGGAAGATCCTAAATTTTATGAAGATATGAGAATTCAAGAAGTTAGTGAAAGATTACATCAGTATATGAAAGAGGCTAATCTTCCTAATCTCATGTATCATGCTTTTAATGTGCTACCAGAGCAACAGCTAAATCCTCATAGGGCTTTTCAGAAATTATTAAAAGGTAAGGTTAAAAAGGTTCCTCTAGTAGAACTGTATGAGCATACTTCAGCTGTTATGATATTACCTTATCCACCTGGGATACCTGTTATTTTTCCTGGAGAGAAGATAACCGAAGAATCTAAAGTAATATTGGATTTCTTATTAATGCTTGAGAAAATAGGTTCGATGTTGCCTGGCTTTGATACAGATATTCATGGTCCTGAGAGGGCAAAAGATGGTAAGCTCTATATCAAAGTTATTGATGATAAATAA
- the glgB gene encoding 1,4-alpha-glucan branching protein GlgB translates to MKNKNSEQNTHSTIGEQDIHYFHEGKHIYAYEFMGAHKACEEGIEGIRFTTWAPNAKSICVIGDFNYWQVEDKNYMEPITDAGLWSVFIPNAKNGDKYKFVVTNKDTNHYVYKSDPYAFFSELRPNTASIITTETQYTWSDDKWLEKRAKTNYYDNPMNVYELHLASWKTKNGKFLTYDELSETLPQYIKEMGYTHVEFMPLHEHPLDASWGYQPTGFYSVNSRHGDIIGLKRLVDKLHNNDIGVILDWVPGHFCKDQHGLIYFDGSPCYEYQEPTKAINKGWGTHNFDLGRNEVKCFLISNAMYWINEFHIDGLRVDAVSNILYLNYDREDGQWIPNIYGGHENLEGIAFLKELNGVLKHTCKGVITIAEESSSWPDISTPIEKGGLGFDFKWNMGWMNDTLRYISLDPVYRKYHHNLITFSMVYHYSEKFILSISHDEVVHGKKSLINKMWGDLWNKYAGLRLYMSYMIGHPGKKLIFMGSEFVQFVEWREYEQLQWQVVDQYESHKQTLHFFKKLNDFYHNETALWQCDYNHHGFRWIDADNSQQSILSFIRSSKDNKQKLIFICNFTPVTYYDYHLGVPDAGSYKEVFNSDNLEFGGSGQVMATEIFSSPQSSHGFEQRITIKIPPMATLVLKLIK, encoded by the coding sequence ATGAAAAATAAAAATTCAGAACAAAATACTCACTCTACTATTGGCGAACAAGATATTCATTACTTCCATGAAGGTAAGCATATATATGCATATGAATTTATGGGGGCTCACAAAGCATGTGAAGAAGGGATTGAAGGTATTAGATTTACAACATGGGCTCCAAATGCGAAAAGTATTTGTGTTATAGGTGACTTTAACTATTGGCAAGTTGAAGATAAAAACTATATGGAACCTATCACTGATGCTGGACTATGGAGTGTTTTTATCCCAAATGCAAAAAATGGTGATAAATATAAGTTTGTAGTAACTAATAAAGATACTAATCATTATGTCTATAAAAGCGACCCTTACGCTTTTTTCTCTGAACTAAGACCAAATACAGCTTCTATAATCACTACTGAAACTCAATATACCTGGAGTGATGATAAATGGCTAGAAAAGCGCGCTAAAACTAACTACTATGATAACCCCATGAATGTTTATGAGCTACATTTAGCCTCATGGAAAACTAAAAATGGTAAATTCTTGACATATGATGAGCTAAGTGAAACTCTACCTCAATATATCAAAGAAATGGGCTATACTCATGTTGAATTTATGCCGTTACACGAGCATCCCTTAGATGCTTCATGGGGCTATCAACCTACTGGCTTTTATTCTGTAAATAGCCGTCATGGAGACATAATTGGCTTAAAGCGCCTAGTAGATAAGCTACACAATAATGACATAGGCGTAATTCTAGATTGGGTTCCAGGGCATTTCTGTAAAGATCAACATGGTTTAATATACTTTGATGGAAGTCCATGTTATGAGTATCAAGAGCCTACAAAAGCAATCAACAAAGGTTGGGGAACACATAATTTTGACTTAGGCAGAAATGAAGTAAAATGCTTTTTGATTTCAAATGCAATGTACTGGATTAATGAGTTTCATATAGACGGCTTACGTGTTGATGCAGTGTCAAATATTCTTTATCTTAATTATGATAGAGAAGATGGTCAATGGATACCAAATATTTATGGCGGTCATGAAAACCTTGAAGGTATAGCTTTTCTTAAAGAACTAAATGGAGTTCTAAAACACACCTGCAAAGGCGTTATTACTATTGCTGAAGAATCTTCCTCTTGGCCAGATATTTCAACCCCCATTGAAAAAGGCGGGTTAGGATTTGACTTTAAATGGAATATGGGATGGATGAATGATACCTTAAGGTATATCTCGCTAGATCCGGTTTATCGTAAATATCATCATAACTTGATAACTTTTTCCATGGTCTATCATTATTCAGAAAAGTTTATTCTTTCGATCTCGCATGATGAGGTAGTTCATGGCAAGAAATCTTTGATTAATAAAATGTGGGGAGACTTGTGGAATAAATATGCTGGACTACGTTTATATATGTCATATATGATTGGGCATCCTGGTAAAAAGCTTATTTTCATGGGTAGTGAGTTTGTCCAATTTGTCGAATGGCGCGAATACGAACAACTCCAATGGCAAGTAGTTGATCAATACGAATCTCACAAACAAACTCTACATTTTTTCAAAAAATTAAATGATTTCTACCATAATGAAACTGCACTGTGGCAGTGTGACTATAATCATCATGGTTTCAGATGGATAGACGCTGATAACTCGCAGCAAAGTATCCTATCTTTTATTAGAAGTAGTAAAGATAATAAACAAAAGCTAATTTTTATTTGTAACTTCACTCCAGTTACATATTATGACTATCATTTAGGAGTACCAGATGCAGGATCATACAAAGAGGTATTTAACTCAGATAACCTTGAATTTGGTGGTTCTGGACAAGTTATGGCTACAGAGATTTTCTCGTCACCACAGTCATCACATGGATTTGAGCAAAGAATTACAATCAAAATCCCTCCTATGGCAACACTCGTACTCAAACTTATTAAATAA